In Cercospora beticola chromosome 3, complete sequence, the following proteins share a genomic window:
- a CDS encoding uncharacterized protein (BUSCO:EOG0926505R) codes for MAASAADVPLLIKSENSSSERRISPAWTVAQLKARLEPITGVPASCQRLSLHVASQPPQPIEPADEETTQIAAWPLQAYAELLVTDTRPPGSRTNYTDVSSVQKYEMPQDEYESRTDSVLAWKKARKLGRFDPDAPNIEQQKIDASYREVDSRHIKQGARCRLLPETDHRRGTVQFVGDVPEIPGGIGAWVGIQLDEPTGKNDGSVEGQRYFECQPNCGVFVRPERVEVGDFPVLDEFADEDDEF; via the exons ATGGCCGCGTCCGCCGCCGATGTGCCCCTGCTCATTAAATCGGAGAATTCCTCCTCTGAACGCCGCATCTCTCCAGCGTGGACCGTTGCCCAGCTCAAAGCGCGTCTCGAGCCTATCACGGGCGTTCCGGCGTCTTGTCAACGTCTGAGCCTGCACGTTGCTTCTCAGCCACCACAGCCCATCGAGCCTGCAGATGAGGAAACCACGCAAATAGCTGCATGGCCGCTTCAAGCATACGCAGAACTGCTG GTCACTGATACCCGGCCGCCCGGCTCGAGGACCAACTATACCGACGTGTCTTCCGTACAGAAGTATGAAATGCCCCAGGATGAGTACGAGAGCCGCACGGACAGCGTGCTGGCATGGAAGAAAGCCCGCAAACTGGGCCGCTTCGATCCTGATGCCCCGAACATTGAACAGCAAAAGATCGACGCTTCGTACCGTGAGGTCGACTCCCGCCACATCAAGCAAGGCGCCCGATGTCGTCTGCTGCCGGAGACCGACCATAGACGCGGCACTGTGCAGTTTGTCGGCGACGTACCGGAGATCCCGGGCGGCATTGGTGCCTGGGTTGGCATTCAACTCGATGAGCCTACCGGTAAGAATGATGGCAGTGTGGAGGGCCAGCGCTACTTCGAATGTCAGCCAAATTGTGGTGTGTTCGTAAGGCCCGAGCGTGTTGAAGTCGGAGATTTCCCCGTTCTGGACGAGTTcgctgatgaagatgatgaattTTGA